The Pontibacter sp. SGAir0037 DNA segment GCGTCGAGGTTATATGTTAAAGCAGTACCAAGCTTCAGGTTTGTAGGCAAAAAGTCCTTTTGATCGGCATTGGTGTAAGAAATTTTGCCACCGATATTTGATATGGCAGCTGCCAAACCAAGGTTAAGCGTCTGGTTTAGATCTCTGTTATAGTAAACACCCACATCAACAGCAGCTGTATTTCCAGGTCTTGACTCGTAGTTGCTGGTGCTGCTCACATTTACATTACCGGCAATGTTAGACCGGATAAAGCGGGCACCGATACCTAAACTTAGGTACTCACTTAATGCCTGACCGTATGCAACAGAAACGGAATACTCTTTAGGGTTAAAATTCTGAGTAGGGTTTCTGTTTTCATCTATAAACTGGATTTCTCCTAAATCGAAGTAGAGTAAAGACAAGGAAAGCGCTGATGTTTCGCTAACTCTTTTATAACCTGAAACATAGCTTAATGACATGTCATCTACAATGTTTCTTAACCAAGGGGAATATGAAAAGCTAACACCCAAGTCGTTCGGAACAAAACCTAGCTTAGCGGGATTCCAAAAGGGCGCATTCGCATCTGGGGAAAGAGCAACACCAGCATCACCGAGTGCAGCAGAGCGTGCATCAGGTGCTACTGTTAAAATTGGTACAGCTGTAGTAACAGCATTTAAGTCTGAGCCTATTGTAGTCTGTGCGTAAGTAATAGGAGCTGAAGCAAAGGTGAACAGAAATAAAGCTGCTTTTAAAATTCTACTTCTTTTATACATATGTGGGGCGTTGATAGCTAAATCAAATATAGAAATAATGGGAAAATAATTTAGTTTAATATTACGAGTTTCTCAAATTTAGAGATTTTAGAGCCATCCTGGTGAGAGCGGACATTTACCTTATAAATGTAAACGCCACGAGCAATCACATCATTGTATTCATCGCGTCCATCCCAGGTTAAATCTGCTACGTGGCTTTTGCTACTGAAGCTTGTTGTTTCTAGTGTTTTAATCAATTTGCCAGAAATAGTGTAAATCTGAATCTGAATATCAAGGTCTTCGCCTGCCCTGTTATGATCAAAATGAAAAGTCGTTTTGTTCGAAAACGGGTTAGGATAATTCAATAAGTGCTCTAACGCAATTTTCGCGTCATTTGATACAAAAAACTCTATATATTCCTCAGTAGAATTATTATGCGTATCCCAGGCTTTTACTTTAATAGTATGCAGCCCATCTTCGAGGTCTTTAAAATTATAATTCAATTTTCCTGACTGATAGCTATCTACGTCTGCAGTATAATAGTCGTTCAGGATAAGAGGATTGTCGCGGTTATCGTTAAGTGTGCCGGTAATTTCGTGCCCTATACCTAAACCAGCAGTGTTTATACCGTTTTCATCGTAAAACTTAGCCAGCAAAACAGGATTTCTGCCTGTGTGCCCACCAAACACAAAAGACTCATCATTCATAAATAACTCAATTGTAGGGGGCGTATTATCTGCCGGTACATTTTTAGCTGTTCCACCTATAGTTATTGACGTTGTAGCTCCTAAAGCATCCTGTGTTTGGCTATTGGCATACAAGCTTATTTTCCCTGCACCATAGTTATACGCAATGTCTTTAGGTACAACAAACGAAATATTGTAAATACCATTTTTAACAGAGGCTTGTCCATCGTATATAATATTCTCCCGCAGTTTTACAGGCACAATCTTAGAGTCCTCGTCGCCTAGTGTGTTTAAAGTGGTTTGCTTTTCGTATACTGTTAAATGAATGTTGCCATCGAAGTTATCTGCTTTCACTCCTGATGCAGAAACAATTTGACCTTCTATCGTTATCTTACCCAAGGCACTTAGTGTATCGGTGGCTACATCTGCAGCATTCGTAATACGAGTAACCTGGGCCTGGTAGGTAGGATAAGCTAATTGCATAGATGGGTCAGCCAGCAAGGTGAAGTTTCTGTTGTTTACTCCTCTTGAACCGCTGACATTATCGGTTATGCTTTTATTTTTGGTCTGCTGTACCAGATCCCCAAGCCGTGGCATGCGGCCATTTATAGGTGTAAATGCACTCTGAAAGAAGTTGCGGTTTAATACACGGTTACCGTTCGAGTACACAGGACGTGTCGTGGCTATCAATCCTACTGCACCTCCCTGTTTGTGTAACAAAGCTATTTCTGCGCCTGATACACGTGCCGGATTATCGTAGCGGCCAAATTCGCAGGTAGCTGTAAGCATAAAAGTAAGCTTATCTTTGTTGCGCCAGCTGGTGATTTGTGGCAGGGTTAAAAGCTGTTCTGAAGCTAGCCAGGTTTCATTTCCGTGGCCCGTATAGTTCATAATCAGAGAGCCTTGCTCTGCCGCCTTGTCTACTGCTGCGGAAGCCTCAGGAGAACGTTGACCGTTTGAAACGACTACCTGGCGGAACAGGTCGAGGTAAACCTTGTTA contains these protein-coding regions:
- the porV gene encoding type IX secretion system outer membrane channel protein PorV, whose product is MYKRSRILKAALFLFTFASAPITYAQTTIGSDLNAVTTAVPILTVAPDARSAALGDAGVALSPDANAPFWNPAKLGFVPNDLGVSFSYSPWLRNIVDDMSLSYVSGYKRVSETSALSLSLLYFDLGEIQFIDENRNPTQNFNPKEYSVSVAYGQALSEYLSLGIGARFIRSNIAGNVNVSSTSNYESRPGNTAAVDVGVYYNRDLNQTLNLGLAAAISNIGGKISYTNADQKDFLPTNLKLGTALTYNLDAYNSLTFTVDANKLLVPSPSADRDQSVISGIFSSFGDAEGGFSEELQEINLSGGVEYWYNELFSARAGYFYENPNKGGRQYFSMGLGLRYQKFGLDAAYLIPNEQANPLAQTLRFTIALNLD